From the Candidatus Thermoplasmatota archaeon genome, the window CTCGGTGAGCCAGTACCTGAGCTCAGCCAGGGCTGGGAGCGCAAAGATGACGGAGACCTTCCCAAAAATCAAGATCTATGCGGATAGCATTGCCAAGAGGATTGTCAAGGGGGAGGACAGGTACGAGTGGTACGGTGTTCTATGCATTGCCTGCAAGGACATCAGGTCGGATGACGAGTTCTGCAGGATGCACAAGATCGCGTCGAACCTGAGCGGCTGTGACATCTGTAAGAAGAGCTGACAACAGGCAGGATTGCCCTTCGGTACGAAGGGCACCATGCTTTATGGTCAGATTGTCATTATTCTCGGCACAACGCCCATATATAACAGCGTTTATGTGGCCGGAGGAGGCACAAATATGGCAAGACCCAGAGTTCTGGACAACATACTCGAAACTGTTGGCAACACGCCCATGGTCAGGCTCAACAGGGTGGTACCTGAAGGGGCTGCGACCGTGTACGCGAAGCTCGAGTCCTTCAACCCGACATCTTCGGTGAAGGACCGTATAACGAAGGCGATGATCGAGGTGGGAGAGAGGAAGGGCAAGATCACGAAGGACACGACGATAATCGAGCCCACATCAGGCAACACGGGAATAGGGCTTGCGATGGTCTGTGCCGTGAAGGGCTACAAGTTGATCCTCACCATGCCCGAGACCATTAGCATCGAGCGGAGGAAACTACTGGCCGCGCTTGGGGCACAGCTCGTGCTCACACCCGGGCCTGATGGGATGAAGGGGGCGCTCAAGAAGGCTGAGGAGCTCGCGGCGTCAACGCCCAACTCGTTCGTCCCGCAGCAGTTTGAGAACAAAGCCAATCCATGGATCCACAGGAAGACGACCGCAAAGGAGATCATCAGGGCTGTTGACACCGTGGATGCCTTCGTAGCTGGAGTTGGCACTGGCGGAACAATTACCGGAGTCGGCCAGGTCCTGAAAAGGAAGTTCCCGAACGTCAAGATCGTCGCCGTCGAACCGGAGGACTCCCCGGTGCTCTCAGGCGGCAAGCCCGGCCCGCACAAAATCCAGGGAATCGGGGCCGGGTTCGTCCCGAGCGTGCTGGACACAACGGTCTATGACTCCATCATCAAGGTCCCGACGAAGGACGCGGTCGAGACGACAAAGGCATTGGCGAAGATGGAGGGATTGCTTATGGGCATCTCTTCAGGAGCTGCAGCGTTCGCCGCCCTCAAGGTCGCCAAGGAATTGGGCACTGGAAAGACGGTCGTGGTCGTGCTGCCAGATACTGGAGAAAGGTATTTGAGCACTGAGCTATTTGCAGAGAATCCATAATGTCGGTCGAAGAGAAGGACGATGTGGACATAGTGCTGGAGCGAGACCCTGCTCCGAAGAGCCGAGCGGAGGCTCTGCTCTTCAGCCAAGGACTGCACGCCATCAGGTTGCACAGGTCTGCCCACCGGTTGTACCTGAAGAAACGGTACAAGACCGCGCGCATGATCAACTACATTTCAAGATGGCTGACCGGTGCGGACATCCACCCGGGGGCCGTTATCGGCAAGAACTTCTTCATAGACCACGCCACAGGGGTCGTCATAGGTGAGACGGCCGAGATCGGAGACAATGTATCGATCTACCAGGGGGTGACCTTGGGAGGAGTGGCCACGGAGAAGAAGAAGCGCCATCCGACCATCGGCAACAATGTGGTCATAGGCGCTGGAGCGACCATCCTCGGGCCCGTTACCATCGGGGACAACGTGAGGGTAGGGGCAGGGTCAGTCGTCGTGAAATCCGTTCCTCCGAACTCGACGGTAGTAGGCGTACCTGCTAAGATGGTCCAGAGGACGGGAGTGACGACCATCGACCTGCACCATGAGGAGCTGCCCGACCCTGTCGTGAGCGCCTTCATCGACATGTGCCACAGCCTATCCGAGATGGAGTACAGGCTGGAGCAGATCGAGAACAAGCTCGGGATGAAGCACGAGAAGATCCCCGTGCCACAGGTGCCGGCGGTCAAGGTCCCGGAGCTGGCATGTCCAGTCGAGGAGAAGCATTAATAGCTCTCCCAACATTTGAGAGTTGAGAGCCCATGGCGCTGGTTTTATTCAACACGCTGTCTAGGACGAAGGAGCCGTTCGAATCGCTGCACAAAGGCAAGGTGGGCATGTACGTGTGCGGCGTGACGGTCTATGACCAGTCGCATCTAGGACATGCCAAGTCCGCCATCAACTTCGACGTCATCGTGCGGTATCTGAGGCACAAGGGGTACGATGTCAACCATGTGACGAACTTCACAGATGTGGACGACAAGATAATCAACCGCGCAGCGGAGCTCAGCATCGAACCACTGAAGCTGTCTCAGAACATGATCGACGAGTACTTCCATGACATGGATGCCCTCGAAATCAGGCGCGCGAGCGTGTACCCGAAGGCGAGCGAGACGATGCCCGAAATCATCGATATGGTCAAGGGGCTCGTCGACAAGGGCTACGCATACGAGTCAAACGGCTCCGTGTACTTCAGCGTCAAGAAGGCGAAGATCTACGGCAAGCTGTCAGGCCAGAGCCTGGAACAGATGCAGGCTGGTGCGAGGGTCGAACCCGCAGAGGACAAGCATGATCCGATGGATTTCGCACTCTGGAAGGCGGCTAAGCCCGGCGAGATCTCCTGGGACAGCCCCTGGGGCAAGGGCCGGCCAGGCTGGCACATCGAATGCTCGGCAATGTGCCTGAAGCACATCGGCAAGACCGTGGACATCCACGGCGGAGGCACGGAACTGGTGTTCCCTCATCATGAGAACGAGATACTCCAGTCAGAGGCTTTCAATGACGCCCAGTTCGTCCGGTTCTGGATGCACAACGGCCTGCTCACGATAGATGAGGAGAAGATGTCCAAGTCGCTGAAGAACTTCTTCTCGATCAAGGACATTCTGACGAGGTTCTCGCCTGAGGTTGTCCGATTCTTCATCCTGAACGCGAGCTACCGGCAGCCTCTGGACTACACCGAGAAGTCCTTGGAGGAGACTGACAAGGCCCTAGAGAGGCTCCAGAAGACCTACGATTCGATGGAGTCCGCGCTCAAGACCGCAGCCGGGAACGACGATGCGAAGGCGATCTGCGAGAAGGCATGGAAGCAGTTCGAGGAGCGCATGGACGACGATTTCTCAACGCGCGAGGCGGCGGCGGTGATGTACGAGCTCGCAAGGGAGGCGAACAGACTCCAGAGCGAGAGCAGGCTGAGCAAGAAGGGTGCAGAAAACATCCTCAAGGTTTTCGATGACTTCAACGACATCTTCGGGGTTCTCCGCAAGACGGAACCTGCGACGACTGAGGGCGATTCCAAGATCGACCTGCTCGTGAAGGCTAGGAACGATGCACGAAAGCGAAAGGACTTCTCCGAGGCCGACAGGATACGCAAGGAGCTGGCCGGGCTGGGCGTCGACACCCAGGACACCAAAGATGGTACTGTATGGAAGCGAAAGTAAGTCCCAATATCGCCAAGAAGAAGGCCGAGCTCCTGGCAGGGGGTCCCGTCAAAATCCCCCAGGATTTCAGACTGCCTTTCTTGCCCAGCAGATCCACGGCAGGGCCAGGGGCTGGTGCGGTCGGGGTCGTGTTCGCCTTCGGGAACACCCGAGCAAAGAAACCCATCTCGCGCGAGGTCGGCGAATTCGAATTGGTAGACCATGATGGGAAGCTCTCCATATTCAGGGGAGGCAAGAGATTCATTACCAACGTTGAGCTGGTCCCCACGCTCCTTCATGCCCCGTTCCAGGCATTTGTCAACATAGACCATGCGTGCGTCATGGGCTGCAAGTTCTGCGCATCCCCGAGATTGGGGCACGACATCACGAAGGACCTCACTGACGAGAAGATCGTCGCGATGGTGAGAGACGCATCCAAGAAGGAGGGCTTCGAGTCCGTGGCGTTCACGAGCGCTGTCCCGGAGTCGCCTGGGATGACCGTGAAGCGGATGGCCGGGCTCGTCAGGAAGGTCAGAGAGATGCTGCCAGAGGTTCCCATCGGGGTCGAACCCTATGCCACAAGGCCAGACGAGGTGGAGTCGTTGAAGGATTCTGGCGCTGATGAGATCAAGCTCAACATCGAGTCGTTCGATAGGGACATATTTGAGAAGATCTGCCCGAACAGGGACTTCGACACGATACTGCATGTCATCAACCATTCGTGCGAGGTCTTCGGATCGAACAGAGTGTGCTCGAACATCATCTTCGGGCTCGGCGAAACGGACGAGACCATCCTAGAAGGGACCAAGGTCCTGGCGAACATGGGAGCTGTTGCCACTCTCAGAGCTTTGAGAAGGAACGAGTACAACATCCTAGGGTTGGAGGAATGCCTTGGAACTTTGGTGCCAGTCACAGCCGACAGAATGCTGAATCTGGCCAAGGAGCAGAAGAAGATCCTGAAGAGCTATGGCCTGTCGCCGTTGAGGTTCAAGACGATGTGCCACAGTTGTCTATCGTGCGACCTCGTGCCGTTCTGGGACGTGTAGCGGTCATCTGTGAGCGAAGACGCATCTGATGATGGGGGAGACTTCCTCCACCCGGACAAACGCGAACCTCTCGAGCTGGACCAATTTGCCCTTAGCGGCAGCAAGCAGAGGCTCCGCCTTGCCCTTCTTTGCGGTCCCGTCGGTCATCAGGACTTCGGCATCGAAGGACGACAATGGAGCCCAGTGGGCGATCGGGACGCCCTCTTTCAGAA encodes:
- the cysK gene encoding cysteine synthase A; translation: MARPRVLDNILETVGNTPMVRLNRVVPEGAATVYAKLESFNPTSSVKDRITKAMIEVGERKGKITKDTTIIEPTSGNTGIGLAMVCAVKGYKLILTMPETISIERRKLLAALGAQLVLTPGPDGMKGALKKAEELAASTPNSFVPQQFENKANPWIHRKTTAKEIIRAVDTVDAFVAGVGTGGTITGVGQVLKRKFPNVKIVAVEPEDSPVLSGGKPGPHKIQGIGAGFVPSVLDTTVYDSIIKVPTKDAVETTKALAKMEGLLMGISSGAAAFAALKVAKELGTGKTVVVVLPDTGERYLSTELFAENP
- the cysE gene encoding serine O-acetyltransferase; the encoded protein is MSVEEKDDVDIVLERDPAPKSRAEALLFSQGLHAIRLHRSAHRLYLKKRYKTARMINYISRWLTGADIHPGAVIGKNFFIDHATGVVIGETAEIGDNVSIYQGVTLGGVATEKKKRHPTIGNNVVIGAGATILGPVTIGDNVRVGAGSVVVKSVPPNSTVVGVPAKMVQRTGVTTIDLHHEELPDPVVSAFIDMCHSLSEMEYRLEQIENKLGMKHEKIPVPQVPAVKVPELACPVEEKH
- the cysS gene encoding cysteine--tRNA ligase; amino-acid sequence: MALVLFNTLSRTKEPFESLHKGKVGMYVCGVTVYDQSHLGHAKSAINFDVIVRYLRHKGYDVNHVTNFTDVDDKIINRAAELSIEPLKLSQNMIDEYFHDMDALEIRRASVYPKASETMPEIIDMVKGLVDKGYAYESNGSVYFSVKKAKIYGKLSGQSLEQMQAGARVEPAEDKHDPMDFALWKAAKPGEISWDSPWGKGRPGWHIECSAMCLKHIGKTVDIHGGGTELVFPHHENEILQSEAFNDAQFVRFWMHNGLLTIDEEKMSKSLKNFFSIKDILTRFSPEVVRFFILNASYRQPLDYTEKSLEETDKALERLQKTYDSMESALKTAAGNDDAKAICEKAWKQFEERMDDDFSTREAAAVMYELAREANRLQSESRLSKKGAENILKVFDDFNDIFGVLRKTEPATTEGDSKIDLLVKARNDARKRKDFSEADRIRKELAGLGVDTQDTKDGTVWKRK
- a CDS encoding radical SAM protein codes for the protein MEAKVSPNIAKKKAELLAGGPVKIPQDFRLPFLPSRSTAGPGAGAVGVVFAFGNTRAKKPISREVGEFELVDHDGKLSIFRGGKRFITNVELVPTLLHAPFQAFVNIDHACVMGCKFCASPRLGHDITKDLTDEKIVAMVRDASKKEGFESVAFTSAVPESPGMTVKRMAGLVRKVREMLPEVPIGVEPYATRPDEVESLKDSGADEIKLNIESFDRDIFEKICPNRDFDTILHVINHSCEVFGSNRVCSNIIFGLGETDETILEGTKVLANMGAVATLRALRRNEYNILGLEECLGTLVPVTADRMLNLAKEQKKILKSYGLSPLRFKTMCHSCLSCDLVPFWDV